In one window of Rhinoderma darwinii isolate aRhiDar2 chromosome 7, aRhiDar2.hap1, whole genome shotgun sequence DNA:
- the KCTD6 gene encoding BTB/POZ domain-containing protein KCTD6: MHSSAFRRRVHSKHQSFDQMDNGDWGHAMTDPVTLNVGGHVYTTSLTTLTRYPDSMLGAMFGGDFPTARDSQGNYFIDRDGSLFRYVLNFLRTSELTVPVDFKEFDLLRKEADFYQIEPLIQFLNDPKPLYPTDTFEEVVELSSTRKLSKYSNPVAVIITQLTITTKVHALLGGIANYFTKWNKHMMDTRDFQVSFTFGPCDYHQEVSLRVHLMEYITKQGFTIRNTRVHHMSERANENTVEHNWTFCRLARKTDD, translated from the exons ATGCATTCCTCAGCGTTCAGACGCCGGGTCCATTCCAAGCATCAGTCGTTTGATCAAATGGATAATGGGGATTGGGGACACGCG ATGACTGATCCCGTCACCCTAAATGTTGGGGGCCATGTGTATACGACCTCACTCACAACACTAACGCGTTATCCAGATTCCATGTTGGGTGCTATGTTTGGGGGCGATTTTCCCACCGCCAGAGACTCCCAAGGCAATTACTTTATTGACCGCGATGGATCCCTTTTCCGGTACGTGTTGAACTTTCTACGGACATCAGAACTTACCGTGCCCGTAGACTTCAAAGAGTTTGATCTGCTCCGTAAAGAAGCCGATTTTTATCAGATCGAACCTTTAATACAATTTCTTAATGACCCCAAACCTTTGTATCCTACGGACACTTTCGAAGAAGTTGTGGAACTGTCTAGTACAAGGAAACTATCAAAGTATTCCAACCCCGTGGCCGTAATCATCACTCAGCTTACGATCACAACCAAGGTGCATGCTTTACTAGGGGGGATTGCCAACTATTTCACTAAATGGAATAAGCACATGATGGACACCCGGGATTTCCAAGTCTCCTTCACTTTTGGGCCTTGTGATTACCACCAGGAGGTCTCCCTTAGAGTCCACCTGATGGAGTATATTACAAAGCAAGGCTTTACAATCCGAAACACCCGGGTCCACCACATGAGTGAGCGGGCCAATGAGAACACAGTGGAACATAACTGGACTTTTTGTAGACTAGCTAGGAAGACCGATGACTAA